The Punica granatum isolate Tunisia-2019 chromosome 4, ASM765513v2, whole genome shotgun sequence sequence TCACATTATTTCTTGAGAGGATTCCGTAATTAGGAGGCATAAAAAATGAAGTTATGATTCTTTCCGTCTACATTATATATGCATCGTATTTTGACATAAGTTTATTTAAACTTATTTAGAAAGATTTCACAAATTACTCTGTCAACATAGATCATCCTAACATTGGATTAGTGAGTGCTTTTGATTAGTCACTTTTTACATCAGTTAATCATCTCTATGATTTTGCATTTTGTGTGATTTTATAATACTTTTTAGTTCATTGTTGGAGTTATTTTGATCATTTGTGGTCctttatataagtaaaataagattttctttttttggataagtacaATGTAAAATAAGAATCTATGTTATAAACAGATTGTGAAAAGCTATTTTACATGGGTGATGCTATCATGGTTGATAGCAAAAATAACCATCACGgttgtttttattttcaaccGTTAGATACTTCTACATAAGATCTAGGTCATACATatgtccaaaaaaaatttattttgagaTTCACCCCTCATAGTGTGATTATAGATATTTTCGACTGTGCATCTTTTCGTCGATACTCATTGTTGTCTTGAACGAGCTGGATTCGTTTCGATATTAAAACCGAACCAAAACGTTACCAGTTCAATCAAATAGAAAACAatttaattacctaaaaagaagaaaaataataaacattaaataaacaataaaaacCATCTATTCGAGGCAAGAACAAGAACCAAATCCCCAAATTGAAAGTAAAATTCAATTCGGGTTCGTTGTTAATCAGTTCTCTCGCCTCCCATCTCTGTTGGCTCATTGGAGTAGAAGTGACAATTTTTTCCTGCTACTCCGTTTGTGCTCACAAATGCTGTCTTCatctttctttgatttttcctGGATGAAAGAATTTGATTGATTTGCTAAAGAATTCTCTTGCGGGTCACTGTGACTTTGATCAATTCTTAAAATGATTCGGATCCTCTGCATTTTATTGAAGCTCCTCGCTCGCTTGGACTATCAAAGCAAGCGATCGAGAATTTGTGCATCCCCTCTGATCGCTTGCTTGTAGTGAgctttttaatctttttctttgaGAGATTTTGTGCATCCCTTCTGATCACTTTTGCTTGGAGAAGTCCGTGCCGGAGCGGGCTGGTTGCAAAGTGAGGACGGGCGGTGTACAACGTCGTCGAGATtgaattttttgttcaattttagGGATTTGACAATatgaaatttttctttcaatttgggGGATCTGGTTGTTGTTCTTGAACCAAACAGAGTTTGTATAGTGTTTGTTTACATTTGTTGTAATTATTCTTtgagtaattaaattattttttatttggctGAACTGGTACATCTCAATTCGGTTTAATATCCAAGCAGATTCGGCTCATTCATGGGTGAGACCAAGCTTCAATAAAAAGATGCGTGGTCGAAAATATCGATAGTCAAACAATGAGGTGTGAATCTTAAGATACAAAATTTTAAACATATGTACGGCCAAGATGTTATGTAAGGGGATCTAGCCATTAGGAAAATATAACCATGATAATTGTTTTTGCTTACCAATCGTGGTATAATCTCGAGTTTGACATATACACAAATaaataagttatttttttttcatccatAAACGATAATGTGAAATCATTAGTTTATTATAAcccgcttttttttttgtgaattcgAAATGTTATAAGctacaatttttttcttttttgttactCACAAGctacaatttttaataaatatatatatatatatatatatatatatataatattcacGGCAAATCGCGGGTATGAAGCCTAGTAATATTTAAAAGACCATTCCTAGCTTTGGCCAATTTTGCTTACAATATGAGCGAATGTTAGTGGCGTCCCATATCTGCTGTCATATGACGTTACGGTCAAACAGATTAAATCACCGTGCCAATCGCATAGATAGACCACCTCATTCTTGCTCTATGTTGAATAAGAAAAAAGGTCTCCTTCAAATCAAAACCAAACATTTgtcacaaatatatatgtttatatatgtatggatgATTGGTgcctattttgtttttttgatgCATATAATTGAGGCCTTTTAAACAGTTGATAGTGAAGAATTATTCCTCCGTGTGTCCCCTCCGACATTCTCTCACCTTTTAAAATTTCCTCTCACCAATGGAGTCCCCAAATTCAGACCTTCAAGGACCAGAAGAAGAGCTGAGCAGCAGTGAATCTGGCTGGACAATGTACATCGCATCTCCCATGGAAGAAGATGTCGAAGACgctgaggaggaagaagaagaagaagaagcagaatccATTGAGCTCAGCTGGGCACGAGGCAAAGACAAGTTCATCAGAAGAGACAGCAGCGAGGAGGAGAGTGATGATTCCATGGCTTCCGATGCTTCATCCGGCAaacttcatcatcatcatcatccaaaATCCGACAAGAAACACAAAGAAGATCAGAAATGGTCTTTCAGCAAGAAACCGGACGACAAGGACAAGAGGAAGGGGAGAGGCAGAGCACCCAAACATTGAATcatccctctctttctctttctcggCTTTCTTACTTGGCCTTAGTTTACTTGCTTTTTCGGGCGAGACCACGAGATGTCTTGACGACAATTTTGCCTTGACGACAAGGTACATACGTTCTTGGCCCGATTTTTCGTTTGGTCTTGTGAAGAGAGTTTTTGCTGTCTCTGGAAATTCATCTCTATCAAGGTTGATGGAAGAGGCCAATTTGTCAAGCCCTTCCTCTCTGTTCTTTTCTTCATACACAGGACAGAttctttgattttaattgagtacGTAATTTCATCATTAGATTAGTACTTGAGAGTTGCAATTCTTTCATATCGGGTGTGCACTTTGGACTTCTATCGGTCTAATAGCATAAAAGCATACAGTCATTTCTTCGAACAACCTAATCTGCTCACTCGAAGCCCTGACTTTTTTTATGTTAGTCGACGTGTAGTGTTCGTTTGAGCCAGGGAATCTGCGAGTTTGGGcgatttaaattaaagcatgcCAGCACCATAATTGCATATAATTAAAGCATTGGCCCCAAGTCTATAATTACAtattggatatgtgtattgcACGTTGAGAGTTGTTAGCTAGCACTCGAGCATTAAACGGTGCACATTGCATTTAGGCTGGAAAGAGGATGACTATTaatcagggaaaaaaaaaaaaaaaaaaaggaaaacatatTGAAAGAGAACAAAATCATGCCAACTTTACCAACTTGCTACCAACATAAGCATTTGTGGTCGACACACTCAGAAGATATATGATTAATGattataaacatataattctACTAAAAGACGGGTAGATATGTGTGTGGGCGCACAAGCCAAACAGCTTGGCATCCATGGGTTGTGTGCTGGTGCACATCTTATGATAATTTTcctcattatatatatatgtatataaactGCTATATATGTTCCATCACCTAACGAAGAGATCCACACCGATGGAATGTTGAACACGCATGGCATTCCCGGTTTCATTTGGGAAGTTACAATCGAGTGCTCGACGAATGAAGTCGAGAAAAAGGGTTACTCATAGAACGCTAATTAACAGTCATCGTTCGACAGTGTAGAAGTCACACACAGGCATCATGGACCCCTTTCTCCAACAATTGAAATGGTTCATCAATTCACAGCATGTGAGAATCTAAGGCCCACGGCCTTCCCAAATCAGTGAGATCGTCACAGCCTAAGGCAACAAAGCACAGTAGGCCCATGAAACATGTGCCGAAATTTGATTCAGATATTAATGAATGCGAAAGATGTCCCAGACCGTAAAGATCTCGTAATGTTGTGTTCCTGTAGAAAGATTCAGCCCACCGATTATTTTTCTACAGTATCATTTCAGCAGTTTAGTTTAGCCTCAGGTACCGCTAAGGAGACCCCCGTGCAACTACCATGAGCCAGCAGCATAAACCTTGACGGAAAGGCTGTGAGGGCCCCGGGTGTCCCATCAGCGAGGAACTCCGGGAGCTTGCCTGCCGAGCACGAGCGAAGGTCCAAACCTACATCCATCTTCGTCTAATTGCATGCACTGAAATAGCAGCACATGTGATCAGAGTCTCCTTCGGATATTTCACTCCTCGTTGCGATATAACATTCCACGACTTAACATGCTACTGTTCAATCGTCGCTGTTTTACGTCTAGCACATTTTGTATGTGACATATTCTGAGAAGAGAGCACTAAAGTAATTGACTTTTAAGATGTgatcgtgtggacgaacgtcACCTATCCCCACCACTCTTCCTCTGAGATCATCATGTCCCAATTCTTTTGCCTCCCTTGTTCCAATCCACCTGACATCACTATGAAGGATTCACCGTGTTCTCCCCGTGTATATGGCTTGTAGAACTTATCCATAAGCACATTAATTTGTTCCTATTGCGGGGATCGAGGGCATTTtggtctttttattccttattcccGTGACCCCGATGATTTCCCCCGGCTGCATATTATATTGTTTTATTCGCATTCTAAATGTCTAAACGTCCCGTGGATTTATTTGCTCTATGCTTTCAGTTCCGATAAACCGAACATAAATATGCTGAGATGCAATATACAATGGCCTTAGCCTATATTATACAGAAAAATCTCTAGATATATCAACATGCTACAGCAGCTCAGCTCAAGTCATGCATTCGGCTAACATGTTACACGAAAATGAGGAAATTCCGCTAAATGGAAGCCTGCAAAAACGTTGCAAATAAAGATGAAGGGCAAAACATGAGCTGCAACACACGAACACTCTAACTTTCAATATTGGCCTAGCAAGCCCAGTCTCTCATGTCTGCAATCATCTGCCGTAGCTCCGATGTTTCCTCCTTGAGCTGGGCATTTTCCTGGGCAACCTTCTCGTTGATCTCCGAGGCGCGGTTCAACTTATCCACGAGCTGGCTGTTCTCGTTCCTCAGCCAGACCACCTGGGACCACAGCTCGTCGAGGTGCCTCTGCTTCCTCATCCGGGACCTCCGGGCTGACTCCCTGTTCGATATCATCCGCCTCTGCCTCCTCTCGTTGATCAGGCTCTCCGACTCGTCGGAAGTGGAGTTGTTGCTGAGGCATGGGGAGTGCTGTGCGGTGGCAAGGTCTTGAACGACTTGCGGGGGAATATGGGAGTAGTTATGAGCCTGTGAAGAATTAGGAATGGGCATTCTTTGGAATGGGAATGCGGGTGTTTGGTCTTGAATCATGCTAAGCTGAGCAAGGTAGGGGGATAAGTTTGAAGGGTGAAATTGGAATTCACTAGGCTCCATGACactatctatattatatatacatacatatatttgcTTTATTAAGATTTAGTATTAGAAGGAGAGGTGAAGATCGTCAATGGAAATGGGGAGGGAGATCAAATGAAGAGGGATTTTATAGGCTGGAGAAAGACGTCAAGTGGGGCCACAAGTAGCAATTCTGAAATTATTGGGAATTGAATTTCTTGAAGATTATGTGCATCATGGCAGGGGTCCATGCATGATGCCTGCCCATCCATCACacttttatctatttttttatttgagttGGATATTGTGGAAAATCATTGGTAAGATTGAAAAAATTGCTTACAACATAgaggagagggagggagaggattGTGGCTACTATAATGATTTTGGTGGAGAAAATTGAAGTGTTATGCGGTGATAATCAGAGGAGGAAAATAATGTGGATGGGCTTATAAGTTTGAGATGGTAATATTAACCATATTCATGTTAGAGGATATATCCGGATTTCCGTAGCCGACAAGAATACGGTATACCTCACATATAACATCAACGAAACTGATGCATATATCATGAGGAACATTCATATTTAACTAAAATAATATCTCAATTTCCCTTCTATCTATGTGGCTAAAAAAGATAATGTGAAGTCATTCTTCAACGCACACTCCGGTTGTATTTATACTGTAATTGATCAGTCAGACAGTAGTCCATAAAGTAATTAATCTAATCACCTTGAACtgacataaataaacaaaattttttgcaaatttcaacttttttaaagaaagatttattaaaaaattgaaaaattatctGAAAGTAAACAAACTTTAATATTATGTCCCTCTGTGAAACTGCCAAATTTTTGGGCTTCTCACAACTCATCTCTCTTATGCAATTATAATATCTCATCTCAATTATTCGATTAAATCGAACAAAAGACCTTACCTCATCACCAGCCAATAGAGAGTGGAAGTGTCGCTTttgaaagaaaagggaagacgagttaattgaattttatgtGACTAAAGAGAGTCAATAAAGAGTTATCTAAATGGAAGATAAACTCTTCACGATTCCTTTACTATCCTATACTTCTTACTAATTAATCACAATGACTCATTGATATCGAACTCATTAAAGAGGCAGACAACTAAATACCTATGACTAAGTTGAAcatgtcaaaatttttatcACAGCTTTACTGTTATATTCATTGATGAACCATCTCGATATATATGCATTTCTAAATTGTGTCGAAGTAGAAAAACCATTAGGTCATCAAGCCTAACGCGCAGTTTATAATAACTAAAAGTTTAAAGTAATCGACCATGTGAAAGACAACCATAATTAAAATGCTTATTCTTCACTGAAATGgtgtaaattataaattttaattgattctGAACATCACACCAACATCAATTATGTCTAATAACATGTGCCCCCTTTCGAAAGCCAATACTTCCCGCTTTGACCAgataaaattgatattttgaGAAGATGCTTCATATTTAAATGTGAGTTTGACACCTCAGGCTACGGCTAATGCATCCTTTTTCGCTTTTGATcccaaataataaaaaaaaaatggagaaatttCTCTGTTCGAAATACGTGTTTCCTTTTATCTGGGAAAGAAAGGGTGCCGTGTTTTAGTTGTATTCATTTTGGTCGTTGCCCAGTGAAGAAACTTTCTGAAAGGGATTATTTTTCGCGTGGATTTTTTAGCTTGCTCATATAAAAATGTCAAATCTTCAAATCCCCATCATTTTCTAAAAGCGAATTAAGACAATGTTGTCCCAATGAATTAAAGATCTAATCTTGATTGGTGCTAAAACATTTAATTTCATAGTATTTTCTTGGTCGAGGACAATTTTTAAAGTGATCATGGGTCCTTGTTACATAGATGGAACAAGTATCAATTATTTAGTGCCAAAATGTCTTGATAAAATTAGAAATCTGGTTACCCTCAgaatttccttttaattttagtaTTATCGGTAAAAACACATTTTATCACTTAGCTGAAGGTAAAGTTATCTCGTGGTTAATGGCAAGCTGACACTCGTATGGGGTAGTCTCAATTGATAGGTTTGATCAAATCCGTgattttcaaaaacaaaaaaaatgagttATTTACCATTACTTAAGATCAAAATCATATAATTAACTAGGTTATTGAACCCGTGCATTGCACAGATTTTgtgaagaaatttttttaataagaagtTAAATATggaaataataattgatatgaatttatagtttatattaacatgcaaaaagtttatttttattttacacaTTTCAATAGGGTAAATTTTAGACTTATTTtgttgaatatatattcaactCATAAGCAAAGAATCTATGTAATAAATTCATGAACATCATGTCTATATTAGTCTAATTTCCATGGAAATAATTTTAACAAAACtcgaaaaatttcaaaatcattagttttatttattaaaagaaaaataatcataggcatcttcaaaattttataattttagtatttcattgtactttattcttttcatattaaataattgaggtttaagaatttgaataattttagataaaatggcCCATTCACTTCGATAAATGAAATACTTAATCAAGTTTTAATAAGATTAGCTATACAGTACTTCTAAAActttatgaatatttatatactattgaaatagattttttttaaatactacttgaatatattttgtattatataatattattgattataataataattatagttATACTTTATTCATTTCTATATAGCAATTAACCTATGAAGTAATAAGTAATTACTATTCTATGTCTATTTATTACTATGTACTCaagtttatattatatatagagctaatgaaatagaaatcctcCTTTTTATActtctttgaatatttttttgtattatacATCATTattaatcataataataatgattattataCTTTATTCATTTCTATATAGCAATTAAcctataaattaatatacaaCTACTATTCTATGTGTATTTATTACGATGCCGTCAagtatatgtttatatagttTATAAAATGTGACTATTTATTatgaagaattttttttatttaaaaaaaaaaggcttcaTCATTGTGTATCGAATCGAATTGCAAGGAcaaacatggaaaaaaaaattgtctacACATAGGGACAAAGTCCTAGAATGACGGAGGGGGGTCTCGCACGGAAGGTACTTGATTTAACGGGGACCCCCTTTATATATCTTCACAAACCGAAAAAGAATCGTCTCATAAAATCaccaaacaagaaaaaaaaaaagttaataataacaatgatgaacaaaatcataataatagtACCAAAGAACCCGAGAGCGCATGATAGATCTTGGCGTAGGCCCGCCTTGCTAACGACAAGCCCCGCATGGTCACTTTAGCACGCTACCGTGATCACCTCGTGAAATTATTGCATAGATCTGATTTGTTATTACTCCATGATAAATGAAGGTAGATCATTTCTCCATAAGCCTATAAACAACTGTGAATTATAATAAGGTACAATTCGTGCTACCTCATGCAGAAAAGAATCGACAAGAAGATAAGAATTCACCTTCGTTTAGACCTCACCGAGTTTTCTGTGGGAGcttcttatttttcattacAATCGATAATGACAGTAGCATTAACCAAAAGTAATCCTGTGTGCAACAGATGAAGGATAACTATGAACTAATATAAAATTGTCGAGCCCTGAATCTCACATCGGTTGTGAATGGGAGATTTAGAATTTACATGTAAAGTTTGATAACCTCATTACTAACAAGTATTTTTGAGTGACGGGCATGTGGTTATCATATATGGTGTAATTCTAGCTCAGTATGATGCGGGATTACAAGTAGGTGGGAGCTGTCCACGAACCCGAATCTGTGGGAGTATGTTTAGGCCCCGGTTCAGGAGCCCAGCAAGGACGCTGAGTCTAAAACAAGAGGAAAGTTTGTCATACCCCGAATTTAATATCAGTTGTACAATTGGGAaatctataatttatatataaggtTCAGTTATAGTATTTTTTGAGTAACGGATTGGTGATTGTTACAAAATTTTTAAGCAGATGAGGTTGAATATGAATCCATATTTCATACGAACCAAATGATCTATTTTACAGCTATATGAAATTAatggaaatattaaaaagtatcattattttattttattttttattttggctCAGCCTACTTGCTTAAATGGTTGATCCATGAGCTGAAAAAAGCTCCCATTCTAATAATATTTctctacttttttttcctaagcTTTTTTGGATTCCTCGTGTCCCTCTCTTCTTTTTGGAGGCTTTTTTTTAGGTTTCCCAGCCCCATCAAATGGCAAGCGTATTTGGGGTAATGTCACTTGGAAGTGGCACCCCACTAAGGTGACCTATTCACAAGCTCATGTTTCCCTCTAATCTAATAACTCTACAGATGCATGTATTTAAATACACCTACATATATGATGACAAGATTCACATTGGCCAAATGATTAATAGAATGAAGAACCGAAATTTTTATTGGTTCTTTATAATCCAAATATTATTGCCAAGAATTAC is a genomic window containing:
- the LOC116203203 gene encoding uncharacterized protein LOC116203203, with product MESPNSDLQGPEEELSSSESGWTMYIASPMEEDVEDAEEEEEEEEAESIELSWARGKDKFIRRDSSEEESDDSMASDASSGKLHHHHHPKSDKKHKEDQKWSFSKKPDDKDKRKGRGRAPKH
- the LOC116202831 gene encoding basic leucine zipper 43-like produces the protein MEPSEFQFHPSNLSPYLAQLSMIQDQTPAFPFQRMPIPNSSQAHNYSHIPPQVVQDLATAQHSPCLSNNSTSDESESLINERRQRRMISNRESARRSRMRKQRHLDELWSQVVWLRNENSQLVDKLNRASEINEKVAQENAQLKEETSELRQMIADMRDWAC